ACATACGGATGCTTTTTGTTTAGGCAATTAGTATTCTGCTAAGCAACgatttaaaagaaatagaaaataacacaaaagCTATAATATTAAACAGAGGGGAAcaaacaatccaaaaataaagaacaacatATAGTATacgataaacaaacaaaaatgaagAACAAGACCGACATTTATAGATCTGAAAGACGGAACGAAATAGAGATTTCTAAAGCtgaaaaccaaaaaccctaaGAAAAACCCACTGAAATACAAGTAAAAAAGCATGGAGCtgaaactaaaaaagaaattgataCCTGAAATGAGTCTCCGTTTAAGCAGCGAAattcaaaaatcacaaaaaccagAAACGCCAGAGAAAACTTAGGGTTTCTCTCACGAAAACTCTCTTCCTACTATAGCTTGTGTGTTTTTGGCCTGTGGATACCCAAAGCTAAAAAAGAATGACAGGAAAACGTTGAAAAGAGACCGAGAGTGAGAGAGAATCACCGAAGAAATGGGGAGCAATGGATTGGATAGATATATTTGAGGATTTAAATTTCGAATGATGGGAAGGAAGCTGGCCTGATCGGAGGTAAGACGCTGGAAAGTGTGTGGAGGCAGCGGCAGCGGTTTGTTAGAAAGGACAATAAAGaaggaagagagaaaaagaaaattagtagaAAAAAGGGGAAAAGGGAAGAGAACAAAGGGAGAACCGAAGGTGAGAGAGATGAATGAAGAAagagtttttatattatttattttgaaaacggtttgaattttattttaattttgtgaaaaaataTCGGACTGGAGATTAAAATAACCAAGTAATAATAAACGGTATGTacatataaatgaataaaaccGAAAGCAAGAgaacgaaataataataaaagggccCATCAGACTAATTAAATGAAGGCTTAAAACTAGTCCAGTACATGGAATACAGCCTAAGCTCAATAACCAAATAATCGAAAATTTAAGCGGTTGACAGCCCTAAACACTAAAATAAAAGCCCAAAAATGCCAGCCCaactataaaccttaaaccctaaacttaagcCCAAGTCCCAAGCCCAAACCCATAGACCCCGAACTCAAATTTTCCTGAAATATAGGATATACCAAAATCGGAGTACTTCAATAGGGTATCTCCTCTATTTCAGCTTCCGGAAATTGTTGTATTACGGCTCCACCCAATTCCAGAATCAGAGGTTAGAGCAGTGCTTCTACCGTTCTACGTCTTCTACCTTTGAATTTCAAAGGTATGTTAACTTTTATTCCTTTCCTTACACTGTATTTCTTTACACTGTATTTCTTCCTCCTTACACTGATCCATCAATTTTCTTCATCTCATCTTCCAATCTTTGAAGATAATCCGTAATCTTGGATTTTGAAACCCATTTTTGATCTTCGAAACTTCTTTCAGAAACTCAGATATAGTTTTCGGTACATAAACCAAACTCAAATCCAAGCTTTGAGGACCAAATCCAAACTCAAATCGTCGATAACCAAACTCCTTTCTGCTGCTCTACAAGgcgtttcatttatttattttttcaattttattttcaggGTTTGGACATACATGGCCGAATCTATATAAACGAACAAGGGATTAACGCACAGGTACTTTGTCAGTCGCCCCTTGcgttttttattaattaataattgaaCAAATAGTTACATTCCATTATTCAAGGCGATTTGAGCATTCTCATTACTGTCATATTCTACCACTCCATAATTTGGTGATGAATCGACATTGTTTTTCTGCTCATTTGATTTTTCATGCTCGACTaaacaaaagggtgttttttatcccttttttttgctaacgaaaatgaaatattagGTTGCAAATGCTAGTGCTGGCTTCATTTTTGACCTTGTAcagttattttcaaatttaaactaCAGAAATTTTAGTAATTGAAAATGCATATAGTTCTCATATGCTTTTCCATGTATGTACAGGCATATTTTTCCTATCTTCATTCAGCACTCTCTTGGTGCTTAGTTCCTTCCAGCATATTGATTAATTGTAGAAGATAGTATAGTTAGTATCTTTCTTGCCTTGTTTTGAGTTAGAGTGTTTGTGTTTGTGAGATAGAAACTAACAAATTGAGCCCACTTTCCTTTTTAAGCTATTGGTTAATGACTTCGGTTTATATCATATTAGTTTGCATGAATTTGATTCTTTGAATAACCTTCTTGTGGTGCCTTgggtttaattcaaaattttccgaATTATTAATAGTTGATGTGGAAATTTGATTAGGACAATGTGAAAAAGTTATGCTCTAATTTTCTGAACTGTCAAGATATAGGTATGTTAGGGAAAACCCACTCTCTGTTTACTGGTAAGTTTAATCTTGAGTGTTATATGAGGTTACTATCTTTAATCtacagtttatatatatttaaggtCAGGGAATAGCTGTTTCCAATTACTTGAACACTTGGCTGTTTTCAATAAATCTAcagttaatatatatttaaggCCACTTTCCTTATACAAGTgttgtttgattttcttttttaaaggaaaaatacaGTTTGTATGGCGTTGTTGTGTGTTTTCAAATAGAATAGAACGTAAGAGACTTTGGGATCAATTAACATCAATTTTAACTAGAAGAACATTGTCATACTTGGAGTGAAAATTCTTGCATTTTATCTGGTGCTAAGGTGGTGCATATTAGTCTTTGGTTTTCTTTTCACACTGCTAGGTGCTTTCACCCATCAGTAAGGATCGGGAtaggttttctttaaaatagttgAGTGGAGGTCTTCGATGAACTTAGTTGGAACTGTTTGTGTGCTGGTGCTTATATGATttggaattggattttgattgaaatattcGGGTAATATCTAAATGCATGGCCTGGATGGAATTAGGGATGCAATTTAACTGAAAATGTTGTTTTATATTACAAAGTAGTTACAAGTGTTTATTGTGTTGCATTAGAAGATGTTAACTAGGtgttgttttctttcttatgAAGAACACAGTATATTTGCCTTTTTTGATCTTATGATGAGAGTTTTCTTTCAAAGTTTCATATTTGAATCGTATtactgatttatttttcaaaaaatccaaATTACTCATCTTCGCTTTGGTATTGTTAGTTATGTAGAAAACGAAGGTTTCTCTTTTGTGGACGTCGGCCATTCATATCAACCCAAGGTATCTCTCTACAATCTCATGGTTTTGTTTGCAGTAACATTGATGCGtttgttttatttgattgttgttttctaaattgtcaaaattaaagtaaattttctTTGGATCGAATTTAATTTTCAATGGGCCTATGTGGCCATTGGTTTTTTGCGACTTGTGATTGTtgacctcttttttttttggctgTTATAATGGTCATGGTTTTCGGGTTTCTGTTTAGTTCCTGTGGCATTGTTTATTCTCtcctcattttcctttttttctaacATTTCTTTCCCTTTTATTCTCTCCTTTATTATGCCTGTCTCATTTCAAATTTTACCTCTTATATTTTTTATGCCCGGAATAATTCAAAGACACACTATATTGTGATTCTCTCTACCGTTTctgtttttgggatttttggacTCCCTTGCTTCATCAGGTATTTTACCTCTTTTCTCCAACATTGTCTTTTCCGTTCTCCCTTTTAAGAGCTATGCTTTTGCACTTgtattttttggtttattttatggCTTTTGGTTTTCAGTTTTAGAAATCAACAATAAAAAAAGTTTGTCAATTACTTAATGGGAAGCAAAAAATCTGAAATTGTATTGGGAATTTtctcttttcaaatttttcataaatattacaATAAATTAAACTAACCAGTTGGCAATAAATGACTAGCTTATTCCCATATTCTATCctatttttcctttatttctaACGTTCCTTTCTCCTTTTTTAGCTACTCTTTTCCCTTCTTTACAAATATTTTCCTTCTCTCTTGTTTTTTCTTCTCTCAGCCTTTTCAAGGTGAAAAAAAGCTTTTTAAGGTTTTTCATTCTATCAAAATTTCACTTTATATTATTTTCTCTACTCGAATATTAGGtctctatatatttttaaaataaaaaaattcaaaataattattgagtAATAGTTTAAAAACTGTTAATTTTGAgagaaatttaattgaataatattatattaatttaaactaTGACAATTAGTTGAATTTATgtcaacttaatttttttttatcatcatcACGAAGGTGACATTAGTTCATATGAGCACAGTACGAATGGTGTTAAATATTCTTTTTGTTTAGTGGGTTTTAGAGGTATGTGaatgaatatttaaataaaaattaaattttttaaattttttagaaatagaattaaattggcaaattttgtaaagttggagagttaaattattgaatttagaatttaaactaaaatgataaattttgtaaacattaaaggataaatttgttgaattttagatttaggattaaattgatagaatctaTAAATATTAGAGAGCTAAAATTGTTATTAGGCAAAAAAAAGACACAATTAGCTTCCTGATAATTAAtgggaaataattaaaatatttaattttaaaaaattgaatcatCAAAATAGAATCAAAGACGTGGTTAAGTGATGATTTTGTAGTTTAACCAAAGATTTAAcgatacaaataaaaaattaaattaagccTATTCCTAATCCTTAAATTCCTAAAACGGAAACACCCTTAGATAGTCGGTCCCTCATCCACCTCCTAGACAGATCACCCTTCACCTTCGAGTCATCTTATCTCTCACCTCAACCGGTGCTGTTCAGGCAGAACTCACTCTCTCCACTCGATTCTCAGCCGGCAGCCGCTACAACCCATCCCTCACAGCCTCTTTCCGTCACTCAACTCAACCTTTGCAATCGACAGTCAGTCGCGCGGCTCGCAAGCAGTGCAATCGGTAGTCAGTCGCGCGGCTCGCAAGCAGTGCAATCGGTAGTCAGTCGCGCGGATCGCAAGCAGTGCAATCGGTAGTCAGTTGCGCAGCTCGCAAGCAGCAAGCTCGTCGCCGCCGTCTCACACCCTGAGGTTTCTGCAAATTTATTAATAGGTTCATTTGAAATCTGTTGCttgtttaaatttcataatacAGATCGTTGAATATATTCTGCTGAAAAAATGCACCCTCCTCTGACTTTACACAGGCATCCTATGTGTGCTGAAGTAAGTACAAACTTGGTGTTGAATCTAATATTTTTAGCTGTTGGATTGGAAGGAAAGTTTGGTTCTTGTTAAATTAATCATATGACTTTATCTTTTGGCAGATCATCGAGGAATTCCAAAAGTGTCATTTAGAGCATCCAATAACTAAATTCTTCGGTGAATGTACAGAATTAAAGATAAAGCTCGATCGCTGTTTCCGGCAGGAAGTGAGTTATTCTCAGCTCTAGGGGGAAATTCAGTTTCTAGTATCATTGTCGTGACTCTGTTTGAAACAGGATGTTTTTATTTGGCAGAAAGCTTTGAAGAGGAAGGCTAATTTTGAACAGAGTAAGAAACTGAAAGAAAGACTTCAGGCGTTAAGGAAGGAAACTGCTGAAAACGATTCATGAATCTATACCAATTCATGAATCTGTTTTACGATGCTGTGGTTGGTTGGGCCACTGGTATTTGGTTGCTGCTACAAAAAATTGTTTAATTGTTTCCGTTGCCTACTTGAGAATGATATATGATGAACAAAGACATGGTTCCTTCTTGATTTTATATAAGAAACTTTGATTGTATACCTATGTACTTGGACTGCTGAAAATCTTAAATAACAATCCCTTTACTTTATTCTTCCGCATCGAGCTCATTATCATAACCTGCAGTTTTTTAAATGTTTGACCTCTAATGTTGATCCACTTAGATGACAATAGAAACTTTAAGGTAGTTGCCATTGTGTTTAAACTGAAATCTTTGTTAGTATTATGTTTTCTCTAATTATTTCCCTTACTATTCTCCTCTCATCTAGGTGCACACTTCAAAAGCTAGAACCATTTGTTTTCTGAACGAGGTAATGGGCAATAAAGCAAATGGAGGAAGACTAGGTTGCCAAAACAATGATTTTTATCATTAGTGATAGAAGAAAGggtttattaattaaacaaaaaagaggaagaaatatGACCAAATCTTTCTAGTTTTCTATATATAAAACTCTGATCCTGCTAGTTTGAGGTGAATGTCCCAAGCCATAGGGTTTTGTTTAACAGTGATGGAATCAATGTGTTTGAATTAGCTTTATCTAGAATTAAACAGCAAGTTTTCCTCAGTAGCTACGGTCTTCTTATCTGCAAATTCTCTTAAAAATCGAAATAGTTTAATAGCAAAACCGAAAAAGTATAACTAAGAAAGCTTGAAGTTCGATCCCAATAGCAGAGCTAGTTCTGTGTTTCTAAGTACTAATACAAGTATGAACTCCATTAATTCaagctttttcctttttctgtCAATTTATGTTTCCTTAACATAGATGCTATATTCTTCTTTGTACTTGGGTATGCTGTGGTATGTTAATAAGACTTTTTCTGCTGTTGAAATCATTGACAAAGTGTTTCATTTTATTCTCAGAATTAAAAACTGAATCCAGATGTTCATGAAAAAGGCATTTGATTGCTTCTGGCATGGTTTGATCCTTTACTACACTGTTCCAATAGTCCCCCTGGTTCTTTTCTTGCTTAAGGTTTGCAGACTACCCAAGAAAAGATGTGTATAAACATCAATAAAGCGCGATCATGAAACAAACATAATTGAATGAAAACCAGgattatggattattttgaacaaatttCATAGAAAAACATACAGAAACTGGTTTTTAGTTAGTCAGTTGCTGCTCTAAGATTATATGTGCAGTAATGGTTACCAGAAAGCAGAAAATGAAGAATCTTCATGTCTTTTACATGTTAGTTTGAAGAGAAGGGATTGGATCATACCATTAATAGAGTTTGTAAGACCATGACTGATGCTTAAAATGGAGTGCATGGAAAAAAGTGTATGTCGTATCAATTCTAAGATTTGAACTTTTGGTACtaaagagaggaaaaagaaaaatgaatttgaACTGGGTATTGAGTGGAGCGAAGAACTGAAGGATTTAAAGAAAAAGTTTGTTGGAGCAAAAACCGACTTATCCTATAACATAAGTCAATTGGAGAGCAAAAGATGGGATAAATGTTCTCAAATCTCACCCAACTCTACTTgatcaatcaattcaattttctTGAAGAGCCACTCCAATTAGAACAATGGACTCTGCCATCCATTCTCCAACCGGTTTATAATTTCAATTAAGATTGTTTCGACTAATTTTGCTATGCGACTGTACACCGTGCAATGGATAAGGGGAACATAAGAAGCAGTGTTAGTATCCTTTGACTGGATTGGAAGCGTGCACTATTTGATATTGTTGTACTAAGGTTTGAATTTTGGAAGGAAAGATACAAATGCATTGTTGATGAAATACAAGgaaatgcatgttttgagtttCAAATGGACCAATCTCTCTTACCTTGATGATTgttggtattatcaagccaactCTGTCTGAAGAAAAGCCACCTTCAACATCCCTCTTctcttttcacccccaaactttGTGATTCAACTACATACTCAATTTTACCATCaccaatttcataatttaatatttaagacaAGTTTGCAAGCAATTGTATTTTACCAATGTAAATGAATAATCCTAATGCTCGAGGAAaaacttattaatatatataatattcgacATAAAATAAGGCATAATTAGTacaattttaaactaaaaattaaaatacgagtaataatttttgtaaaatataaaaCCTCTTCAAAGAAGCAAGAATATTCATTCTCTTGCTAGAAATATATAAGTAATGAGAGTAATTAAAAtttaccaattaaattaatttattgttaacGCATAACTATActacaaaacaaaaataagattATCTAACCCATAGCCCCTGGTTTTGCTCAACACAAAATTCAGTGTGCTTTTTTAAGTTATAAGGCTTTTATGTGCaccattaattatataaatagaatTAGTTATATAGGAGCCTTCTTACTTTGTTGTTCAATGACTGTAATGTTTCTACAGGATGGTAATTGTTGACTTCCCTTcctaagcaaaaaaaaaaagatatctaATATAAATCAGctgtttataaaattaataaaaactcttaaaaaagtttaggtagatgttttattttattttagtatttcttCTAGATGTATTTTGCattgtttttttcttctattttatggTAATTTCAACCAATCTGATATCCAAATTAAATATCATATGCttcaataaatatttgacatatgtattttaataaaaaacataggtaaataaaaagaaaaactcaaatactaaattcaatcaaaagaaaattagaaaaattccGTCCaacttaaaaaggtaaaatatacAAGTACAAAAAAAATAACGGTATAATCGGAACACACTCATGTATAGATTTGAAAAAGACAATAATATCCTTAACGTGACCAAATCAACCCTAATCTTCTCCCAATTCCTGAACTTTTACTCCCAAATCATTCACCAAAACGAATTGAAGAAGATTACTTTCTTCTCTTTAGATCTTTCCACTAACCTTCTTCAAATCTATTTAAGGTCAGCTAAAAATCATTCTATGAGAAAAGATTTCGATTTTCTTTTTGCTAAATGATTGGTCATTAGCTTTATCTTTTCATCTTTATTTCCcctgttttttctttttggttgaaAGTTCCTTTCTTTGGACGtaattttgttttggttttgttgTTATTGGCATGGGAGTCTTAATAACGGGaaaaggttagaatgatttccttatttcaatttttctttacattttcaaaagttgTTCTTTTCTTGGTGCTTGAAAGTAGCTATTAAAGTGGCGTGGTagttttttctcttatttctttctGGATTTTCCTCTTGTAAACTTTCGTAGAGTAATTTGAGCTCAAAAGGATACAtgcgaaataaaataaaataaaaattattatttgaaattatgaGGACATTTCCATTGTAATCACTGTTGTAAAATGTAAGCTGTTCAAAAGTTTGAGTTTTTACATTATATAAGCATTTTGTTTGGTAGATGAGTTGAGAGCCTGGTTTTAATAGATTATTACTAGTATTTGTTCCTTGTTTAGAAGTAAATTGCTGCTTGCAAATATGAAGATTGGCTGTTTAGCAATTAGCTTTCATCTTTAGGAAGGATGGCGTGGTTTCGTTTATTCAGTTAAGATAGTAATATAAAGTATGTCTAGGATACTCCTGTGTCTCCTAGCAATACAGTTATACTATTATGCATGTTTCCAATGAATTAGGTATTGCTTATTTCATGCTTTGGTTGTTTGTACATATGGTCAGATGTGAACCATTTGAATCATATCTTCTCAATTTTCACttttcatgaaatttaattttaagcaGTTGTCGGTATTCGTATACTTCTGTTAatgtcaaattttcattttgttatgGTTAGTCTTCACAGTGCTCATGTGGAGCTCTCTGAATGGTTTGTTCGTTGGCTTCAAAATTGTTGGCCCTCTTAACTTCTTTACCTGACTGAAAAAAGTTAGCTCTCTTGCCTTCTTGGGTAAGACAATGGTAAGTTGGTCATTGCATGGAATGAAATCATAATTTGTATTGGTTGCCCCATGGAAGACCACACTTTTGTTGTTGGTCAGGAGTTCCCTGATGTCAAGGCCTTCCGTAACGCTATTAAGGAAGCTGCCATTGCACAGCACTTTGAGCTGCGTATTGTAAAGGTGACCTTATCCGTTACTTTGCTAAGTGCGCTTCAGAAGGATGTCCATGGCGTATTCGTGCAGTTAAGCTTCCCAGTGCTCCAACTTTCACAATTAGAAGTCTTGAAGGAACACATACTTGTGGGAAAAATGCACAAAATGGGCACCATCAAGCTTCTGTGGATTGGATTGTGAGTTTTATAGAGGAACGACTACGGGATAACATCAATTACAAGCCAAAGGATATATTGCATGACATTCATAAACAATATGGGATCATCATACCATACAAGCAAGCTTGGCGTGCAAAGGAACGGGGACTTGCTGCTATTTATGGCTCTTCAGAAGAAGGATACTGCATGCTTCCCACATTTTGTGagcaaataaagaaaacaaacccTGGAAGTATTGCAGAGGTATTCACCACTGGTGCAGATAACCGTTTCCAGCGGCTGTTTATTTCCTTTCATGCATCCATATGTGGATTCTTGAGTGGATGCTTGCCTATTGTTGGGCTTGGTGGAATCCAGCTTAAAAGCAAATACCTTGGTACTTTGCTTTCAGCAACTGCTTTTGATGCTGATGGTGGTTTATTTCCTCTTGCATTTGGCATTGTTGATACAGAAAACGATGATAGCTGGATCTGGTTCTTATCAGAGTTGCATAAGGCTTTGGAGATGAATTCTGAGAAAATGCCACAGCTCACATTTCTATCAGATGGTCAAAAAGGCACTTTAGATGCAGTAAGGAGAAAGTTCCCAAATTCTTGTCAGGCCTTTTGCATGCGCTATCTTAGTGAAAGCATTAGCAAAGAGTTCAAGAACTCAAGGCTTGTCCATCTTCTCTGGAAAGCTGCATATGCTACAACTACGACTGCTTTTAAAGAGAAAATGGCTGAAATAGAGGAGGCTTCTCCTGAAGCTGCAAAGTGGATACAGCAATTTCCTCCTTCCCGCTGGGCATTGTTGTATTTCGAAGGGACACGTTATGGGCACCTCTCATCAAACATTGAGGAATTTAATCGGTGGATTCTAGATGCTCGAGAGTTACCCATAATACAGGTGGTTGAGCAAATTCACAACAAATTGATGTCTGAGTTTGAGGACCGTCGAACTAGAAGTCATTCTTGGTTTCTGTACTAGCCCCTAGTGCTGAGACACGCATGCGAGAAGTTATCAGCCGTGCATCAACATATCAAGTTCTGCGGTCAGATGAAGTAGAATTTGAGGTTATATCAGCTGAACGATCAGACATTGTGAATATTGGGAAACACGCTTGTTCATGTCGTGATTGGCAACTTTATGGAATACCTTGTGCACATGCTGCGGCAGCAATCATGTCATGCCGAAAAGATGTATATGCTTTCGCAGAGAAATGCTTTACAGTTGCCAGTTATTGTGAGGCATATTCAGAAGAGATATACCCCATTCCTCAGAAGATAGACTGGAACAAGTTCGGTGAGGCGCCTAGTACTTTGAATGAGGATGCCCAAGTTGTACGACCGCCCAAGTTTCGCCGGCCACCAGGACGCCCTGAAAAGAAACGGATATGCGTAGAGGAGCTTAATCGTGAGAACACACGGTGCATTGTAGCAGATGTAACCAGACTGGTCACTATAAAACAACTTGCAAAGCAGATATTATGAAGGGTATTGAGCAGTTCGAGCCTTGTAGGATCTAATTTTATGCTTAAGTAGATTGTAGATTATGAACATGGTACTAGGGTGGCCATATTTAATCCTACACCAATGTGAAATAGGAAATCTCCATTTTATCTCCCtcagtatgtatgtatgtatgtatgtatgtatgtatgtatgtatgtatgtatgtataactgGATTCAAGTTCCTATGGCTCTGGCTTTAGTTTTGCAACTTTTGCTCTTGATGAGAAATTCAGTCGGGCCTTTTATTGCACTCAATTGCACTCAAATACATCCAGTAGAATGTGTCTTCCGGATCCTTGTTgaatttattaacaaaatttaaattttttttatatattttgaactatCACCACTGCATATTTAAAGatgaaagattaaaaataaaaatatgaagttaaagGGTTAAAAAAAGCTTTTAGCGAAAAGCCAATTGACTTTTTATGGAAAAAAACAACAACCAATTGACCTTTTTTTTAACCAAAACTGTCAATTAACTGACAAAAGTCACCAAAATTGATACGTTTCATTACGTGAAGTAGGCAGTGGCTGGAAGAGTAAAGCATGGGAGTAGCTCTTGAAACTTTTTGTTGAGTTGTAGGTCAAGTTTGTATTTCCTTGTACTGTACAGCCACCTAATCCTGTATTTCCTTGTATTTCCTTGTACTGTACAGTCAACAATGCATTTGTATCTTTCCTTCCAAAATTCAAACCTTAGTACAACAAGATCAAATAGTGCACGCTTCCAACCCAGTCAAAGGATACTAACACTGCTTCTTATGTTCCCCTTATCCATTGCACGGTGTACAGTCGCATAGCAAAATTAGTCGAAACAATcttaattgaaattaataaacCAGTTGGGGAATGGATGGCAGAGTCCATTGTTCTAATTGAAGTAGCTCTTCAAGAATAATTGAATTGATTGATCAAGTAGAGTTGGGTGAGATTTGGGAACATTTATCCCATCTTTTGCTCTCCAATTGAC
This Gossypium hirsutum isolate 1008001.06 unplaced genomic scaffold, Gossypium_hirsutum_v2.1 scaffold_426, whole genome shotgun sequence DNA region includes the following protein-coding sequences:
- the LOC121203176 gene encoding COX assembly mitochondrial protein 2 homolog isoform X1 — translated: MHPPLTLHRHPMCAEIIEEFQKCHLEHPITKFFGECTELKIKLDRCFRQEDVFIWQKALKRKANFEQSKKLKERLQALRKETAENDS
- the LOC121203176 gene encoding COX assembly mitochondrial protein 2 homolog isoform X2 translates to MHPPLTLHRHPMCAEIIEEFQKCHLEHPITKFFGECTELKIKLDRCFRQEKALKRKANFEQSKKLKERLQALRKETAENDS